A section of the Sedimentisphaera cyanobacteriorum genome encodes:
- a CDS encoding HAMP domain-containing histidine kinase, with protein MAKKTQREKSRQRKKLKIQFRLLLKSIDLRPHNVASKCRLQFGLAIIVILTLALLFPYLWMNKLADKAGYDTVVTVSKLVIKNELKGNSDFSEKYIQQEGLRDTKENESFIRWVDLRTAEAEKKADLTKKEKQIIEKLRESSETNMRFWRTKSQEKAYNNLLRLVTNEEVYSNDAIQELNAAGPKQIVGAVIVKLLDENRGKTMLMNKICIIFAGFLAGCGAIITVYVIIQRVILSPIRQLRALVSNVSEGNINARSSIKTNDEYQRFAEGFNQMLDGLRDTQQKLKKANKQLDEKIVELSERNVELFKANKLKNEFLANMSHEFRTPLNAIIGFSDLLRDNTPRSQEKISRYAGNISESGRNLLSMINDLLDLAKAEAGRLELRIDKTSIPELCRGVVSFFYGMVQKKNISLELEVDDEIPIIKTDASKVQQILYNFISNAIKFTPEEGEIKMDVMMADEKTVRISVTDTGCGIPKNQQESIFGKFRQLDGSITRMVPGSGLGLAISKELANLLAANIGVESEPERGATFYLEIPVILEEADEEDGEKQNPNQ; from the coding sequence ATGGCAAAAAAAACTCAAAGAGAAAAGAGCAGACAGCGCAAAAAGCTAAAAATACAGTTTCGTCTTCTGCTCAAGAGCATTGATCTTCGCCCGCACAACGTTGCGAGCAAGTGCAGGCTGCAGTTCGGGCTTGCGATAATCGTAATCCTTACCCTTGCCCTTCTTTTTCCCTATCTATGGATGAATAAGCTCGCAGACAAGGCCGGCTACGATACCGTGGTTACAGTTTCCAAGCTGGTCATAAAAAACGAGCTCAAAGGCAATTCAGACTTTTCAGAAAAGTATATCCAGCAGGAAGGCCTAAGAGATACAAAAGAAAACGAAAGCTTTATAAGATGGGTTGATCTTCGAACTGCTGAAGCAGAAAAAAAGGCAGACCTTACCAAAAAAGAAAAGCAGATTATCGAAAAGCTCAGGGAATCCAGCGAAACAAATATGCGTTTCTGGAGGACTAAATCGCAGGAAAAAGCGTACAATAATCTCCTAAGGCTCGTTACCAATGAAGAGGTTTATTCCAATGATGCGATTCAGGAGCTTAATGCAGCAGGCCCAAAGCAGATTGTCGGAGCAGTTATTGTAAAACTTCTCGATGAAAACCGCGGCAAAACTATGCTTATGAACAAGATCTGTATTATATTCGCCGGCTTTCTTGCAGGCTGCGGAGCGATTATTACTGTTTATGTCATTATTCAGCGCGTTATCCTCAGCCCGATACGCCAGCTTAGAGCTCTTGTGAGCAATGTCTCCGAGGGCAATATCAACGCCCGTTCCTCAATCAAAACCAACGACGAATATCAGCGGTTTGCAGAAGGCTTCAACCAGATGCTCGACGGGCTGAGAGATACCCAGCAAAAGCTCAAAAAGGCCAATAAGCAGCTCGATGAGAAGATTGTGGAGCTCTCAGAGAGGAACGTTGAGCTATTTAAGGCCAACAAGCTGAAGAATGAATTCCTCGCCAATATGAGCCACGAATTCCGCACTCCTCTCAATGCAATTATAGGCTTCTCAGACCTGCTCAGAGACAATACCCCCCGCTCACAGGAGAAAATATCGCGGTATGCAGGGAACATTTCCGAGAGCGGGAGGAACCTTCTCAGTATGATAAACGACCTTCTCGACCTTGCCAAAGCAGAAGCAGGCAGGCTTGAGCTTAGAATTGATAAAACAAGTATCCCCGAGCTTTGCAGAGGCGTAGTAAGCTTCTTCTACGGGATGGTACAAAAGAAAAATATCAGCCTTGAGCTGGAGGTGGATGATGAGATACCTATTATCAAAACCGACGCATCAAAGGTGCAGCAGATACTCTACAACTTCATCAGCAACGCTATAAAATTCACCCCCGAAGAGGGCGAAATCAAGATGGATGTTATGATGGCAGACGAGAAAACCGTTCGCATATCTGTAACCGATACCGGGTGCGGCATTCCGAAAAACCAGCAGGAATCGATATTCGGCAAATTCCGCCAGCTCGACGGGTCTATAACGAGAATGGTTCCCGGAAGCGGGCTGGGACTTGCAATATCAAAAGAGCTCGCCAACCTGCTTGCTGCCAATATAGGCGTGGAAAGCGAGCCGGAGAGAGGCGCAACATTCTATCTGGAAATCCCCGTTATTCTGGAAGAGGCAGACGAGGAAGATGGGGAAAAGCAAAACCCTAATCAATAA
- a CDS encoding aldo/keto reductase, which yields MIYKTFGKTGYKVSAVGFGGMRFDLNHSNLNNSYLLDHAWDKGINFFDTAPAYCEDNSLDIFGHFCERTKSIRDQYYVSSKIMPQMVTSAKDTIEQVDKALKRLNTDYIDFFYVWCIRNLNQYDEAAKPDGLIEGLEKCREQGKIRHINVSSHLRGKRLNKVLEKRDFAGILVGVNILNFMFRWDAVETAYKNGAGVVAMNPLAGGMIPKHEERFSFISNGSESPTDAALKFCIGSPEITVALNGFTTKEHINQACRCADQSSEISKERKDEIAELLSDNFDELCTACGYCDSECPKRIPVSSYMQFYNRKLIENKSDKELLEALKFSREWGILNDRTGEAADCIKCKRCEEACTQHLNITERLEHLERLEERLKEENQKT from the coding sequence ATGATTTACAAAACATTCGGCAAGACAGGTTACAAAGTTTCAGCAGTAGGCTTCGGGGGGATGCGGTTCGATTTGAACCACAGCAACTTGAATAATTCCTACCTTCTCGACCATGCTTGGGATAAAGGAATCAACTTTTTCGACACAGCTCCGGCATATTGCGAAGACAACAGTCTTGATATATTCGGGCATTTCTGCGAAAGGACAAAATCAATACGCGATCAGTATTATGTGTCTTCAAAGATTATGCCTCAGATGGTTACATCCGCCAAAGACACCATCGAGCAGGTTGACAAAGCACTCAAGCGGCTCAACACCGACTATATAGATTTCTTCTATGTATGGTGCATACGGAATCTAAATCAGTATGATGAGGCTGCAAAGCCCGACGGACTGATTGAAGGGCTTGAAAAATGCCGTGAGCAGGGAAAAATAAGACATATCAACGTTTCCTCGCACCTCAGGGGCAAAAGGCTGAATAAAGTTTTGGAGAAGCGAGATTTTGCCGGTATTCTTGTGGGCGTAAACATACTGAACTTTATGTTCCGCTGGGATGCTGTTGAAACAGCATACAAAAACGGAGCAGGGGTGGTTGCGATGAATCCGCTTGCAGGCGGCATGATACCTAAGCACGAAGAGAGATTCAGCTTTATCTCAAACGGCAGCGAATCACCCACAGATGCTGCCCTCAAATTCTGCATCGGCAGCCCTGAAATCACTGTTGCTCTCAACGGCTTTACAACCAAAGAACATATCAATCAGGCCTGCAGGTGCGCAGATCAGAGCAGTGAAATCAGCAAAGAGAGGAAAGATGAAATAGCCGAACTGCTCAGCGATAACTTCGATGAGCTCTGCACGGCCTGCGGCTACTGCGACAGCGAATGCCCCAAAAGGATACCGGTATCATCCTATATGCAGTTTTACAACAGAAAGCTCATTGAAAACAAAAGCGACAAAGAGCTTTTAGAGGCTCTGAAATTCAGCAGGGAATGGGGCATACTCAACGACAGAACAGGCGAAGCAGCTGACTGCATTAAATGCAAAAGGTGCGAAGAGGCCTGCACTCAGCACCTCAATATAACAGAAAGGCTTGAGCATTTGGAAAGGCTTGAAGAAAGGCTCAAGGAAGAAAATCAGAAAACTTAA
- the rpsG gene encoding 30S ribosomal protein S7: MAKKFTASATQLKADPVYGSKLIAKFINCLMLDGKKSVARKVFYDAMGIVEKRIKDCPPNEVFEKAIENVKPSLEVRSKRVGGASYQVPMQVKPNRQRALAFRWILDGVRGKKGRPLAQRLAAELCDAYNGEGSAMIMRTNVHRMAEANKAFAHFAW, translated from the coding sequence ATGGCAAAGAAATTTACAGCATCTGCAACTCAGCTGAAGGCTGATCCGGTCTATGGAAGTAAGCTGATTGCGAAATTTATCAATTGCCTTATGCTTGATGGGAAAAAGAGCGTAGCACGCAAAGTTTTCTATGATGCGATGGGTATTGTTGAAAAGCGTATTAAAGATTGCCCTCCTAATGAGGTCTTCGAGAAGGCTATTGAAAATGTGAAGCCTTCGCTTGAGGTTCGCAGTAAGCGTGTGGGCGGTGCGAGCTATCAGGTGCCTATGCAGGTTAAACCCAACAGGCAGAGGGCTCTTGCTTTCCGCTGGATTCTCGACGGCGTGAGAGGCAAGAAGGGCAGGCCTTTGGCGCAAAGACTCGCAGCAGAGCTTTGCGATGCATACAACGGCGAAGGTTCAGCTATGATAATGCGCACAAACGTGCACAGAATGGCTGAGGCGAATAAGGCTTTCGCTCATTTCGCCTGGTAG